One window of Catharus ustulatus isolate bCatUst1 chromosome 3, bCatUst1.pri.v2, whole genome shotgun sequence genomic DNA carries:
- the SF3B5 gene encoding splicing factor 3B subunit 5 — MTDRYTIHSQLEHLQSKYIGTGHADTTKWEWLVNQHRDSYCSYMGHFDLLNYFAIAENESKARVRFNLMEKMLQPCGPPADKPDES; from the coding sequence ATGACGGACCGCTACACCATCCACAGCCAGCTGGAGCACCTGCAGTCCAAGTACATCGGCACAGGGCACGCCGACACCACCAAGTGGGAGTGGCTGGTGAACCAGCACCGCGACTCGTACTGCTCCTACATGGGCCACTTCGACCTGCTCAACTACTTCGCCATCGCTGAGAACGAGAGCAAGGCGCGCGTCCGCTTCAACCTGATGGAGAAGATGCTGCAGCCCTGCGGGCCGCCCGCCGACAAGCCCGACGAGTCCTGA